A single region of the Saprospiraceae bacterium genome encodes:
- a CDS encoding pyruvate kinase: MSAKPIKKKGNKIELKLRAMIAQIEAIIREAQALEKASKALLATIHPKYQVSARNLLHYQVLRRNDLSELQKKLGDMGLSRLAKAQSHVMASLKSNRAILKSILTHSHVKNAVGELSFKKGNRLLTENAKNLLGDRTKGRRTQIMVTMPSEAATDYQMVYDMMEAGMNCARVNCAHDDPHVWKKIIDHVRKAAKAFGKDCKVAMDLAGPKIRTGELGPGPKVLKIRPPKDAWGNIRQPLEVWLGPIPHPAYPHIPITKEQLDQLKGQTALYFKDTRGKKRKLKLIQQQAEGTLAECPRTTFIETGLPMYFHKDYAGMAIPVGELPSQEIPLVLKIGDQLRLDKQPIMGQPAQYAEDGTLMEVAHISCRAPEIFSEVASGQRILFDDGKIEGRIISVTKDHLMIEIVHAAEGGAKLRAEKGINLPDSKLTISGLTEKDKKDLSFVAVHADVVNFSFVNRQEDVVELFDCLRELKAKEDLGVILKIETQSGFNHLPEILFKAMKVYPVGVMIARGDLAIESGWSNIGRVQEEILSLCQAAHVTDIWATQVLESLAKSGLPSRAEITDAVMAQRADCVMLNKGPYILQAIRLLDTILKDMEPYWEKNAPLLPALSRASR; encoded by the coding sequence ATGTCCGCCAAACCTATTAAGAAAAAAGGAAATAAAATAGAGCTAAAACTTCGGGCGATGATCGCTCAAATTGAAGCTATTATTCGCGAAGCCCAGGCTTTAGAAAAGGCCTCGAAAGCACTTTTGGCAACGATTCATCCTAAATACCAAGTTAGTGCCCGTAATTTATTGCATTACCAGGTTTTACGTCGAAATGATCTAAGCGAACTACAGAAAAAACTAGGGGATATGGGCTTGTCGCGCCTTGCCAAAGCGCAATCGCATGTGATGGCTAGTTTGAAGAGCAATCGCGCCATCCTCAAATCGATTTTGACCCACAGTCATGTAAAAAATGCCGTAGGCGAACTGTCCTTTAAAAAAGGAAACCGACTGTTGACTGAAAATGCTAAAAACCTGCTAGGTGATCGAACCAAAGGCAGGCGAACACAAATAATGGTGACCATGCCTAGCGAGGCAGCTACGGATTACCAAATGGTTTATGATATGATGGAAGCGGGCATGAATTGTGCACGGGTCAATTGTGCACATGATGATCCTCATGTTTGGAAAAAAATCATTGATCATGTGCGAAAAGCGGCAAAAGCCTTTGGAAAAGATTGTAAAGTTGCCATGGATCTGGCAGGCCCCAAAATTCGTACGGGTGAACTAGGGCCAGGCCCTAAAGTATTGAAAATACGCCCGCCAAAAGATGCTTGGGGTAATATTCGCCAGCCATTGGAGGTTTGGCTTGGGCCTATTCCACACCCAGCTTATCCGCATATTCCTATTACCAAAGAGCAACTTGATCAATTAAAAGGGCAAACAGCACTTTATTTCAAAGATACTAGGGGTAAGAAACGTAAGCTAAAACTAATTCAACAACAAGCGGAAGGAACCCTGGCGGAATGCCCGCGAACGACCTTTATCGAAACCGGTTTACCGATGTATTTCCATAAGGACTACGCAGGAATGGCCATCCCCGTCGGAGAATTGCCTTCTCAGGAAATCCCCCTCGTCCTAAAAATTGGTGATCAACTCCGCTTAGACAAGCAGCCCATTATGGGCCAACCTGCTCAGTATGCGGAAGATGGCACGCTTATGGAAGTAGCACATATTTCCTGCCGCGCTCCCGAAATTTTTTCAGAAGTGGCATCGGGGCAACGCATCCTCTTTGATGACGGCAAAATCGAAGGGCGGATCATTTCGGTAACAAAAGACCATTTAATGATCGAAATTGTACATGCCGCAGAAGGTGGCGCCAAACTCCGGGCGGAGAAGGGCATTAACCTGCCCGATAGCAAATTGACCATCAGTGGACTGACCGAAAAGGATAAAAAGGACCTTTCTTTTGTAGCCGTTCATGCGGATGTCGTCAACTTTTCCTTTGTCAATCGCCAAGAAGATGTCGTAGAACTATTTGATTGTCTACGCGAATTAAAGGCAAAGGAGGATTTAGGCGTTATCCTGAAAATTGAAACCCAATCGGGCTTCAATCATTTACCAGAGATTCTTTTCAAAGCGATGAAGGTTTATCCGGTGGGGGTAATGATTGCCCGTGGCGATTTGGCCATTGAGAGTGGCTGGAGTAATATCGGACGCGTACAAGAAGAGATCCTGTCTCTTTGTCAGGCTGCCCATGTCACCGATATCTGGGCCACCCAAGTCTTGGAAAGCCTGGCGAAAAGTGGCCTCCCTTCCCGCGCCGAAATCACCGATGCTGTCATGGCTCAACGCGCTGATTGCGTTATGCTCAACAAAGGCCCATACATCCTTCAAGCCATCCGCTTGCTGGATACCATTTTAAAGGACATGGAACCTTATTGGGAGAAAAATGCGCCGCTTTTGCCGGCGCTGAGTAGAGCTAGTCGTTGA
- a CDS encoding NAD-dependent epimerase/dehydratase family protein, whose translation MKKEFILVTGANGQIGSELTAALQEAYGIDCVLATDIRPPAHKKGLFEILDIRDQQRLAEVSKDFQVTQIYHLAAILSAKGETNPRWTWQVNMEGLFNVLECARQSQIEKVFFPSSIAVFSDKTPHLNTPQHTILHPTTVYGISKAAGEDWCHYYFLKYGVDVRSVRFPGIISYLHPPGGGTTDYAVEIYHAAVAQKKYHCFLREDTQLPMLYMPDAIRATIELMAAPRDQIKVRTSYNLSGMSFTPGEIYASILQHYPEFEIVYQPDFRQQIADSWTASIDDSMAREDWGWHAEYDLSSMTVDMLNNLKKLKPIQYV comes from the coding sequence ATGAAAAAGGAATTTATCCTTGTCACAGGTGCCAATGGCCAAATTGGCTCAGAATTAACAGCTGCGCTACAGGAGGCGTATGGGATCGACTGTGTTTTGGCCACTGACATCCGGCCCCCGGCCCATAAAAAAGGTCTTTTCGAAATCCTGGATATCCGCGATCAGCAAAGATTAGCAGAGGTAAGCAAAGATTTTCAGGTTACCCAAATCTATCACCTCGCAGCCATCCTTTCCGCCAAAGGAGAGACTAATCCGCGATGGACCTGGCAGGTTAACATGGAGGGGCTTTTCAATGTCCTCGAATGTGCTCGACAAAGCCAGATAGAAAAAGTATTTTTCCCAAGTTCTATTGCGGTATTTAGCGATAAAACACCCCATCTGAATACGCCACAGCACACCATTTTACATCCGACAACGGTTTATGGTATCAGCAAAGCGGCAGGTGAAGATTGGTGTCATTATTACTTTTTAAAATATGGTGTCGATGTAAGGTCCGTGCGTTTCCCTGGTATCATCAGCTATCTCCATCCGCCTGGTGGCGGCACAACCGATTATGCGGTAGAAATTTACCATGCAGCAGTGGCTCAGAAAAAGTATCATTGCTTTTTAAGAGAAGACACCCAACTCCCAATGCTTTATATGCCGGATGCCATTCGAGCTACTATCGAACTAATGGCCGCACCGAGAGATCAAATCAAGGTCCGCACCAGCTATAACCTATCAGGGATGAGCTTCACCCCGGGCGAAATCTATGCCTCGATCCTGCAACATTATCCGGAATTCGAGATCGTCTACCAGCCCGATTTCAGGCAACAAATTGCGGACAGTTGGACGGCCAGTATTGACGATTCTATGGCCAGAGAAGATTGGGGATGGCATGCGGAATATGATCTATCCAGCATGACCGTCGATATGCTCAATAACCTAAAAAAGTTAAAACCCATTCAGTATGTTTAA
- a CDS encoding glycoside hydrolase family 3 N-terminal domain-containing protein has product MNNQPVLVSIVLALLFPAVNKLIAQSFVAEDPAREAWVDSLYHTMDDDERLGQLFMIRAHSDKGAEHIAQVEAQIKKYKVGGLCFFQGTPSKQIELINRYQQLAQPLPLMVAIDGEWGLGMRMKSSTISFPRQLMLGAIQNNELIYDMGKEIAYQMKRVGININFAPDIDVNNNAANPVINTRSFGEDRYNVTAKGYQYMKGMQDHGVMACAKHFPGHGDTDVDSHHDLPIINHSRARLDSIELYPFKALAQKGVGSMMVAHLSIPQLDDRPNRPTTLSRNTVTNLLREELNFNGIIFTDALEMKGVTKYFKPGEVEAEALLAGNDCLLLPEDMEASLTAIKRYLKDGRLSWVQLEASVKRILRAKYQMGLQTFQPLKLENVDKDLNSPRALALKQKLIEHSQTLVRNKRGLLPFQNLGQINIASLSMGANAETVFQKRLTSFTNMPTLQCSKDLSEATHQKLFNQLKERDAVIISLHDMSSFAKNQFGITAAQHKLIKDLSLETQVILVVFGNPYSLQHFDYVNWLLEAYDEDPMAQDAAAQALFGAIPIRGRLPVTASPSSNYNTGIITAGNVRLGYALPESVGLSSDTLAKIDDLAKEAIAQKATPGCVVLVAKDGRIVFEKAYGSHTYAANQKMATDDIFDLASITKVAATTLSIMRLKDEGKIDINQPLSRYLPSLKGTNKEDLIIKEVMAHRAGLIDWIPFYKQTLEGPPRNPRPSSKLYRTSSSDSYSVKVTDHLFMDHSFVDSIWQQIYSSELRPDKTYKYSDLGFYMLAQVVEELTGLPLDQYVEKTFYRPLNLQSATFNPWKKFPASRIVPSENDRYWRRQEVLGYVHDMGAAMLGGVSGHAGLFANAKDLASIMELFLQKGQYENKSWIAPGTVEEFTTRLPNETRRAIGFDMLQLDPSQTINLSPKASSKTFGHLGFTGTAAWVDPVDNTVFIFLSNRTYPSMHNYKLNTLDIRPKIQGVIYDAMMDKSKP; this is encoded by the coding sequence ATGAATAATCAACCAGTACTAGTAAGCATTGTATTGGCTTTGCTCTTTCCGGCTGTCAATAAACTTATTGCCCAATCCTTTGTGGCGGAAGACCCTGCTAGAGAAGCCTGGGTAGATTCCTTGTACCATACCATGGACGATGATGAGCGTTTGGGTCAATTGTTTATGATTCGGGCCCACTCTGATAAAGGGGCAGAGCATATTGCTCAGGTTGAAGCTCAGATCAAGAAGTATAAAGTTGGCGGCCTGTGCTTCTTCCAAGGCACTCCTTCCAAACAAATCGAATTGATCAACCGTTATCAGCAACTGGCCCAACCTTTGCCACTCATGGTGGCCATAGATGGCGAATGGGGGCTGGGGATGCGCATGAAAAGTAGCACCATTAGCTTTCCTCGACAATTGATGCTAGGCGCCATTCAAAACAATGAACTCATCTATGACATGGGCAAAGAGATTGCCTACCAGATGAAAAGGGTAGGAATTAACATCAATTTTGCGCCCGATATCGACGTCAACAACAATGCAGCCAATCCGGTGATCAATACGCGATCCTTTGGAGAAGACCGCTATAATGTGACCGCCAAAGGGTACCAATATATGAAGGGGATGCAAGATCATGGCGTGATGGCCTGTGCTAAACACTTCCCTGGTCACGGCGATACCGATGTAGATTCTCACCACGATTTACCTATTATCAACCACAGCAGGGCTCGACTAGATAGCATAGAATTGTATCCCTTCAAGGCGCTGGCCCAAAAAGGCGTTGGTAGTATGATGGTCGCACATCTCAGCATTCCTCAGTTGGATGACAGGCCCAATCGCCCTACTACCCTTTCCAGAAATACCGTAACCAACCTTTTGCGCGAAGAATTGAATTTTAATGGTATCATTTTTACCGATGCCTTAGAAATGAAAGGGGTTACCAAATACTTTAAGCCAGGGGAGGTGGAAGCAGAGGCGCTCTTAGCGGGAAACGACTGCTTGCTGCTCCCTGAGGATATGGAAGCATCTTTAACGGCTATAAAGAGGTATCTGAAAGATGGCAGGCTAAGTTGGGTACAACTAGAAGCTAGTGTAAAACGCATTTTACGAGCCAAATACCAAATGGGGTTACAAACTTTTCAACCCCTCAAACTAGAAAATGTAGACAAGGACCTCAATTCGCCTCGCGCCCTGGCACTCAAACAAAAACTGATCGAACATTCCCAAACCCTGGTCAGGAATAAACGTGGATTGTTACCCTTCCAAAACCTGGGCCAAATCAATATAGCCTCACTGAGCATGGGGGCCAATGCTGAAACAGTGTTTCAAAAACGTTTGACTTCTTTTACCAATATGCCCACCCTACAATGCAGCAAGGACCTTTCCGAAGCAACACACCAAAAACTATTCAACCAGCTGAAAGAAAGAGATGCCGTCATTATTAGTTTGCATGATATGAGTAGTTTCGCCAAAAATCAATTTGGCATTACCGCTGCACAACATAAATTGATCAAGGATTTAAGCCTTGAAACCCAGGTCATTCTAGTGGTATTTGGCAATCCTTATAGTTTACAACATTTTGACTACGTCAATTGGTTGCTCGAAGCCTATGACGAAGACCCGATGGCCCAGGATGCAGCAGCACAGGCACTTTTTGGGGCCATCCCTATCAGAGGGCGCCTACCTGTGACCGCCTCTCCATCCAGCAACTATAACACCGGCATCATCACGGCGGGCAATGTCCGCCTCGGCTACGCCCTCCCCGAAAGCGTTGGCCTCTCTTCGGATACACTGGCTAAAATAGACGACCTGGCCAAGGAAGCTATCGCTCAAAAAGCAACACCTGGCTGCGTCGTCCTCGTGGCCAAAGATGGACGCATTGTATTTGAAAAAGCTTATGGTAGCCATACTTATGCAGCCAATCAGAAGATGGCAACCGATGACATCTTCGACCTGGCGTCTATCACCAAAGTAGCTGCTACGACGCTTTCCATCATGCGACTCAAAGACGAAGGCAAAATTGATATCAATCAACCGCTCAGCCGCTACCTGCCATCCCTGAAAGGGACGAATAAAGAAGATCTTATTATCAAAGAAGTCATGGCGCATCGGGCAGGATTAATAGACTGGATTCCATTTTACAAACAAACCCTCGAAGGGCCACCTCGAAATCCTCGGCCATCTTCCAAGTTGTACCGTACCAGCTCCAGTGATAGCTATAGCGTAAAGGTAACGGATCATCTATTTATGGATCATTCCTTTGTAGACAGCATCTGGCAGCAAATTTATAGCTCCGAGCTACGGCCGGATAAAACCTATAAATACAGTGACCTTGGTTTTTATATGCTAGCTCAAGTCGTAGAGGAATTAACAGGACTTCCGCTCGACCAATATGTTGAAAAGACCTTCTATCGGCCCCTCAATCTACAATCGGCTACTTTCAATCCGTGGAAAAAATTTCCGGCATCAAGAATAGTTCCAAGTGAAAACGATCGCTATTGGCGACGGCAAGAGGTATTGGGCTATGTTCATGACATGGGGGCAGCTATGCTGGGTGGGGTAAGCGGGCATGCTGGTCTTTTTGCCAATGCCAAAGACCTTGCTAGCATTATGGAGCTTTTTTTACAGAAAGGTCAATATGAAAACAAAAGCTGGATAGCGCCTGGTACGGTCGAAGAATTTACGACTCGCCTCCCAAACGAAACCCGCCGAGCGATTGGCTTCGATATGCTACAGCTAGATCCTAGTCAAACCATTAATTTATCGCCTAAAGCCTCTTCCAAGACATTTGGACACCTTGGGTTTACGGGCACCGCCGCCTGGGTTGATCCAGTGGATAATACCGTTTTTATCTTTTTGTCTAATCGCACCTATCCGTCTATGCACAATTATAAATTAAATACCCTGGATAT
- a CDS encoding HD domain-containing protein — protein MRLSDTLSPFFEALAFAADQHKFQRRGGYDPLPYINHLIKVTQALLVIGKEENRDIIVACILHDMVEDTDVTIADLTAKFGVHVANIVAELTDDMAQTYEHRKQLQVDRASHLSIPARKIRIADKASNIQDIFTYPLDWSADKKKNYVENAILVVDQIRGTNQALEDWFDETVKFAQQRMH, from the coding sequence ATGCGATTATCAGACACTTTAAGCCCCTTTTTTGAAGCGCTTGCATTTGCGGCAGATCAGCATAAGTTCCAGCGGAGAGGAGGTTATGACCCTTTGCCTTACATCAATCATCTCATTAAAGTTACGCAAGCCTTGTTGGTTATTGGAAAGGAAGAAAACAGGGATATAATTGTAGCTTGCATCCTCCATGATATGGTGGAAGATACAGATGTAACTATTGCCGATTTGACCGCAAAATTTGGCGTGCACGTAGCAAATATTGTGGCTGAACTGACGGATGATATGGCGCAAACATACGAACACCGAAAACAACTACAAGTAGATAGGGCCAGCCACCTTTCTATCCCCGCGCGAAAAATACGCATTGCAGATAAGGCGAGTAATATTCAAGATATTTTCACTTATCCATTGGATTGGTCAGCTGATAAGAAAAAAAATTATGTGGAAAATGCCATCCTTGTCGTAGACCAAATCAGGGGCACGAACCAGGCGCTTGAGGATTGGTTCGACGAGACCGTAAAGTTCGCCCAGCAAAGGATGCACTAA
- a CDS encoding tetratricopeptide repeat protein encodes MKGRLCILAICCCSWLSLFSQTPALDSLRQELSETPRDTNRLTLLLKIIGDHDIRLRSEEIITFATEALALARQYNIVEKEIVALYALAQGEFYGAKEEEALQHMQQCLSLIEENGIEDDRLVMSYNLLGSIHSEQGRFDTALDYYFKSLALAEEQGYKDNLGPALSNIAEVYSLHDETQKAQDYWLKALKSYEEDQDSSNIAVIYNNLGSNATDPDTAIYFLSQALRLFEKLKFERGIAFASGNIGAQLGEKGLYREGLPYFKKSIPIFEKEDFKPGLISHYMNMGTIYGQLGDFALSDTFFQKSIRTAKAIDHKLYLKDTYLAMAELYEEKNQAAKALAHFKLAAALKDTLFNQAKATELAEAETRHETEKKSRQLVEQELIIAKQRNNQKNLLIGAILAILLIGGLFQYIRQRQRMRQKEAELALQMERTAADQLREMDRLKSNFFANISHEFRTPLTLLLSPLRQMREGSFRGEVQRYYDIMIRNGERLMNLINQLLDLSKLESGKMHLQAAEADLAAFVRAIAYAFESLAVRKQIHFTVETPPQAINVYYDKDKLEKILTNLLSNAFKFTADEGTIKVQLTCEEKAIIQISDNGIGIPADHLPHIFERFYQTIGQSDLQAGSGIGLALTKELVALHHGDIRVESKENEYTCFTIGLPLGKAHLSAKQLTPLASTPAESSQPLVQLTPPTAETIASPHKIKTTIGASQIDADLPLVLVAEDNEDVRQYIIDQLSADFRVVEAQNGKIALEKALEIIPDLILSDIMMPEMDGVALCQALKTNEKTSHIPVIMLTARAEREDKLEGLTTGADDYLIKPFDATELKVRMHNLIEQRRKLQERFGKNFSFKPGEINISSIDEQFLEKVKSAINEHLDDEFFGVVELANQVGLSRSQLHRKLKGLTGNSPNAIIREMRLLSAHELLEKGAGNASEVAFMVGFNSLSYFSACFSERFGYSPTAIKG; translated from the coding sequence ATGAAAGGACGCTTATGTATATTGGCCATTTGCTGCTGCAGTTGGTTATCCCTATTTAGTCAGACGCCTGCACTCGACAGCCTGCGGCAGGAGCTGAGTGAAACGCCACGAGATACCAATCGACTTACCTTGCTTTTGAAAATCATCGGAGATCATGATATCCGACTGAGGTCGGAAGAAATTATCACCTTTGCTACAGAGGCATTGGCATTGGCCAGGCAGTACAACATCGTAGAAAAGGAGATTGTGGCCCTTTATGCGCTGGCCCAGGGTGAATTTTATGGTGCAAAGGAAGAAGAAGCTCTTCAACATATGCAACAATGCCTATCCCTCATCGAAGAGAATGGCATTGAGGATGATCGTTTGGTGATGTCCTATAATCTATTGGGCTCTATCCATAGCGAACAAGGACGATTCGACACTGCTTTAGATTATTATTTTAAATCCTTGGCTCTGGCGGAAGAACAAGGGTACAAAGACAACCTTGGCCCTGCTTTGTCCAACATCGCCGAAGTTTATTCGCTTCATGATGAAACTCAAAAGGCCCAAGATTATTGGCTAAAGGCATTGAAATCATACGAAGAAGACCAAGATTCGAGTAATATAGCTGTCATTTACAATAACCTGGGGAGCAATGCAACCGATCCGGATACCGCAATTTATTTTCTGTCCCAAGCCTTGCGCTTATTCGAAAAGCTGAAATTTGAAAGGGGCATTGCTTTTGCTAGTGGAAACATTGGTGCGCAACTAGGAGAAAAAGGTCTATACCGAGAGGGACTCCCTTATTTTAAGAAAAGCATCCCCATTTTTGAAAAAGAAGACTTCAAGCCAGGTTTGATCAGTCATTACATGAATATGGGTACGATATATGGTCAACTCGGTGACTTTGCTTTGTCTGATACCTTTTTCCAAAAATCCATTCGTACGGCCAAAGCCATTGACCACAAACTGTATTTAAAAGATACGTATCTGGCTATGGCAGAATTGTATGAGGAGAAAAACCAAGCGGCCAAAGCACTCGCGCATTTCAAATTAGCAGCAGCATTAAAGGACACGCTGTTTAATCAAGCTAAAGCTACGGAATTGGCCGAAGCGGAAACCCGCCACGAAACAGAAAAGAAAAGCCGTCAACTTGTGGAGCAGGAATTGATCATTGCTAAACAGCGTAATAACCAAAAAAACTTGCTAATTGGAGCTATTTTGGCCATTTTATTGATAGGGGGGCTGTTCCAGTACATTCGACAAAGACAACGCATGAGGCAAAAGGAGGCTGAACTTGCCTTACAGATGGAAAGGACTGCCGCCGATCAGTTGCGAGAGATGGATCGACTTAAATCCAATTTTTTTGCCAATATAAGTCATGAATTTCGAACACCCCTAACGCTTTTACTTAGTCCTTTGCGACAAATGCGAGAAGGGAGTTTCCGAGGCGAGGTTCAACGTTATTACGACATCATGATCCGCAATGGAGAGCGTTTGATGAACCTCATCAACCAATTACTCGATTTATCAAAGCTGGAAAGTGGTAAAATGCATTTACAGGCCGCCGAGGCAGACCTCGCCGCTTTTGTTCGGGCTATCGCCTATGCTTTTGAAAGTTTGGCAGTGCGTAAACAAATTCATTTTACGGTCGAAACGCCGCCACAGGCCATCAACGTATATTATGATAAGGATAAACTGGAAAAAATACTCACCAATCTTCTCTCCAATGCTTTTAAATTTACCGCCGATGAAGGAACGATCAAAGTGCAATTGACGTGTGAAGAAAAAGCTATTATCCAGATAAGTGACAATGGTATCGGTATCCCTGCAGACCACCTGCCTCATATTTTCGAACGCTTTTACCAAACCATCGGCCAGTCGGACCTTCAGGCTGGCAGCGGTATAGGCTTGGCTTTAACCAAAGAACTAGTCGCGCTTCATCATGGAGATATTCGTGTCGAAAGCAAAGAAAATGAATATACTTGCTTTACGATCGGTCTACCTTTGGGTAAGGCTCATTTGTCAGCGAAACAGTTGACGCCCCTAGCATCCACACCAGCAGAAAGTAGCCAACCCCTGGTCCAATTGACACCTCCTACTGCCGAAACGATAGCCTCACCTCATAAGATCAAGACCACCATCGGCGCATCGCAAATAGATGCGGATTTACCCCTTGTTTTGGTAGCGGAAGATAACGAAGATGTCAGACAATATATTATAGATCAGCTCTCCGCAGATTTCCGCGTGGTCGAAGCACAAAATGGCAAAATAGCTTTGGAAAAGGCACTGGAAATCATTCCCGACCTGATCCTGTCCGATATCATGATGCCCGAAATGGACGGTGTTGCTTTATGCCAAGCCCTAAAGACGAATGAAAAAACGAGCCATATTCCGGTAATTATGCTAACGGCACGAGCAGAGCGGGAAGACAAACTAGAAGGCCTGACAACAGGAGCTGATGACTACCTGATTAAACCTTTTGATGCAACAGAATTGAAAGTCCGAATGCATAACCTCATCGAGCAAAGGCGAAAATTGCAAGAGCGCTTTGGCAAAAACTTCTCTTTCAAACCTGGCGAAATAAATATTTCCTCCATAGACGAACAATTTCTGGAAAAGGTAAAATCAGCTATTAATGAGCACCTGGATGATGAGTTTTTCGGTGTGGTTGAACTGGCTAACCAAGTCGGCTTGAGCCGCAGCCAACTCCATCGCAAACTGAAGGGCCTCACCGGAAACAGCCCCAATGCCATTATCCGCGAAATGCGCCTGTTAAGTGCGCATGAATTACTGGAAAAAGGAGCCGGAAATGCTTCGGAGGTCGCTTTTATGGTAGGCTTTAATAGCCTTTCTTATTTTTCTGCCTGTTTTAGTGAACGGTTTGGATATTCGCCAACGGCGATTAAGGGGTGA
- the kbl gene encoding glycine C-acetyltransferase: MFKTTGPVLQEEIQAIKTAGLFKEERIITTPQSAVIKTDQGKEVLNFCANNYLGLSSHPDVIQAAKDAIDTHGYGMSSVRFICGTQDIHKTLERKIADFLGMEDAILYAAAFDANGGLFEPLLSEEDAIISDTLNHASIIDGIRLCKAQRYRYRTNDMEDLETQLKEAQGARRRLIATDGVFSMDGTIAQIDKICDLADQYDAMVMVDECHSTGFVGKTGRGTHEYRNAMGRVDIITGTFGKALGGASGGFTAARKEIVDILRQRSRPYLFSNTVAPSIVGASIKVLDLLSSTTTLRDKLENNTAYFRHAMTAAGFDIIPGVHPIVPIMLYDAKLSQDFANQLLEEGFYVIGFYFPVVPKGQARIRVQISAGHEQTHLDQAVRAFTKVGKQLGVI; encoded by the coding sequence ATGTTTAAAACAACAGGCCCCGTTTTGCAAGAAGAAATTCAGGCGATTAAAACCGCTGGTTTATTTAAGGAAGAACGCATTATCACTACCCCGCAGTCAGCGGTCATAAAAACGGATCAGGGCAAGGAAGTACTGAATTTTTGTGCTAATAATTACCTGGGGTTATCCTCCCACCCCGATGTAATCCAGGCAGCCAAGGACGCCATTGACACCCATGGCTATGGAATGTCTTCCGTCCGATTTATATGTGGCACTCAGGATATTCACAAAACACTAGAGCGCAAAATTGCGGATTTCCTGGGCATGGAAGACGCCATTCTGTATGCGGCAGCCTTTGATGCCAATGGCGGATTGTTCGAGCCCTTGCTTAGCGAGGAAGATGCGATTATCTCAGATACCTTGAATCATGCCTCAATCATTGATGGCATCCGATTGTGCAAGGCGCAGCGCTATCGCTATCGCACCAATGATATGGAAGACCTGGAAACCCAGCTAAAGGAAGCCCAGGGCGCCCGTAGGCGACTTATCGCCACCGATGGCGTTTTTTCCATGGATGGCACGATTGCACAGATTGACAAAATTTGCGACCTGGCGGATCAATACGACGCGATGGTCATGGTAGATGAATGCCATTCGACGGGCTTTGTCGGGAAAACCGGACGAGGTACGCACGAGTACCGCAATGCAATGGGTAGGGTAGATATCATCACGGGAACGTTTGGTAAAGCATTGGGCGGTGCGTCTGGTGGTTTTACAGCGGCGCGAAAAGAGATAGTAGACATCCTCCGACAACGGTCTCGTCCTTATTTATTTTCCAATACGGTAGCCCCATCCATTGTGGGGGCCTCGATCAAAGTGCTGGATTTACTGAGTAGTACTACCACGCTTCGTGACAAACTAGAAAACAATACTGCTTACTTCCGGCATGCCATGACGGCAGCAGGTTTTGATATCATTCCGGGTGTACATCCTATTGTCCCCATTATGCTGTACGATGCCAAACTCTCTCAGGATTTTGCCAATCAATTATTGGAAGAAGGCTTTTATGTGATCGGCTTTTATTTTCCGGTAGTGCCCAAAGGGCAAGCGCGTATTCGGGTGCAAATTTCGGCGGGTCACGAGCAAACACATCTGGATCAGGCAGTAAGGGCCTTTACGAAGGTGGGAAAGCAGTTGGGTGTAATTTAG